From Pseudomonas sp. G2-4:
CCGCTAGCAGCAGCAGCATTAATGTTTCTCCATACGGGTGCCGCACAGCGCCGCGACGATGTTTTCCATCGCTGCACTGCGTGAGCCCTTGATCAATAAAGTGGTGTTCGGGTCTTGCTCGGCGCCCAAGGCCTGGATCAGCTCGGCCTGAGTGGTGAAATGCTGTGCGTGCTCGCCAAACGCGGCGACCGCGTGGGCCATCATCGGGCCAACGGCATACAACGCATCGACTTTGCCGCGGGCATAGGCACCGACATCGTGGTGGCCCTGCTGCGCCCACTCGCCCAGTTCGCCGATATCCCCCAGCACCAGCACGGTACGTCCGGAGAAACCGGCAAGGATATCCACCGCGGCGCACATGGACGTCGGGTTGGCGTTGTAGGTGTCGTCGATCACACGCATGCCGTTGCTGGCCAGTTGCGCGACGGAGCGCCCCTTGACCGGCTGCACCGCGTTCAGCCCGGCGACGATGCCTGGCAGCGACACGCCCAATGCATGGGCGGCAGCTGCCGCCGCCAGGGCATTGGCAACGTTATGGGTGCCGAGCAGATTCAATTGGACCCGCTCGGCACCGTCGGGGCTGTGCAGGTTGAAGGCCGGGCAACCACGGGCATCGCGGTCCAGGTCACTGGCGTAGAAATTCGCGGCGAGGTTGCTCAGGGCAAAGGTCAGCACCTTGCGTTCACCCGCACGGGCCTTCCAGGTTTCGAACGCCTTGTCATCGAGATTCAGCACGGCGACGCCATCGGCATCCAGCCCTTCGATGATCTCGCCCTTGGCCTCGACGATTTTTTCCGGGCCACCGAACTCGCCGACGTGAGCGGTGCCAGCGTTGTTGAGCACCGCCACGTGGGGCTTGGTCATGCCCACGGTGTAGGCAATTTCGCCGAGCCGCGACGCGCCCAGTTCGATGACGGCGGCAGTGTGTTCCGGCGCCAGTTCGAGCAAGGTCAGCGGCACGCCGAGGTCGTTGTTCAGGTTGCCACGGGTCGCCAACACCGGGCCGCGGGTGCGCAGGATGCTGGCAAGCATTTCCTTGACGGTCGTCTTGCCGCTGGAGCCGGTGATGGCCGCGACCGGCTTGTCAAACGCGGCGCGGTTCAGCGCGCCCAGTTGGCCCAAGGCCTGACGGGTGTCAGCGACCAGCAACTGCGGCAGGGTACTGTTGGTCACTTCCCGCTCGACCAGCGCTGCGACCGCGCCTTTGGCGGCGACTTCGTTCAAGTAGTCGTGACCGTCAAAACGCGGTCCGGCCAGGGCGACGAACAGCTGCCCCGGAGCAATGGCCCGGCTGTCGATGCTGACCCCGTCGAAGCTGGCGTCCGCGGCGATGAGGCGCGCATTCAGGGTGTTGGTCAGTTCGCTGAGTTTCAGGGCCTTAAGCATGGGCCACCTCCCACGCCGTCAGAGCGTGATCGGCTTCCACCAGGTCGGAGAAAGCATGGCGTTGGCCATTGATTTCCTGATAGTCCTCGTGCCCCTTGCCAGCCAGGACGATCACATCGTCCGCCGAAGCGCTGGCGATCAACTCGGCAATCGCCTGGCCGCGACCTGCCACGAACTTAACGTTGTCCACCGCCGAGAAGCCAGCGCGGATGTCGTCGAAAATCTGCAGCGGGTCTTCGGTGCGCGGGTTGTCATCGGTGACCAGTACACCGTCTGCCAGTCGCTCGACCACTTCAGCCATCAACGGACGCTTGCCCCGATCGCGATCGCCACCGCAGCCGAACAGGCACAGCAACTTGCCTTTGGCGTGAGGCCGCAGGGCCGTCAAGACTTTCTCCAGCGCATCGGGGGTATGGGCGTAGTCGACCACCACCAGTGGTTGCGTACCGCCACCCAAACGCTGCATGCGACCGGCCGGGCCTTCGAGCTTCGGCAGGACCTTGAGGATTTCGTCCAACGCATAGTCCAGGCCAAGCAAGGCGCCGATGGCGGCCAATACGTTGCTCAGGTTGAAGCGACCCAGCAAGGTACTGCGCAGGTGATGCTCGCCCTGGGGCGTGACCAGCGTGGCGCGTACGCCTTCGTCATTGAACTGCGCCTGGCGTACATAAAGGTAGGCGCAGGCGTCTTCCAGGCTGTAGGTGATCAACCGCGACTCACGCTTGTCAGCGGCC
This genomic window contains:
- the murF gene encoding UDP-N-acetylmuramoyl-tripeptide--D-alanyl-D-alanine ligase is translated as MLKALKLSELTNTLNARLIAADASFDGVSIDSRAIAPGQLFVALAGPRFDGHDYLNEVAAKGAVAALVEREVTNSTLPQLLVADTRQALGQLGALNRAAFDKPVAAITGSSGKTTVKEMLASILRTRGPVLATRGNLNNDLGVPLTLLELAPEHTAAVIELGASRLGEIAYTVGMTKPHVAVLNNAGTAHVGEFGGPEKIVEAKGEIIEGLDADGVAVLNLDDKAFETWKARAGERKVLTFALSNLAANFYASDLDRDARGCPAFNLHSPDGAERVQLNLLGTHNVANALAAAAAAHALGVSLPGIVAGLNAVQPVKGRSVAQLASNGMRVIDDTYNANPTSMCAAVDILAGFSGRTVLVLGDIGELGEWAQQGHHDVGAYARGKVDALYAVGPMMAHAVAAFGEHAQHFTTQAELIQALGAEQDPNTTLLIKGSRSAAMENIVAALCGTRMEKH
- a CDS encoding UDP-N-acetylmuramoyl-L-alanyl-D-glutamate--2,6-diaminopimelate ligase — its product is MSLSLNKIFAHAGHDLLIRELALDSRNVRAGDLFLAVPGARFDGRAHIADALKRGAAAVAYEVAGATVLPITDVPLIPVKGLVAQLSDIAGRFYGDPSRHLNLVGVTGTNGKTSVTQLVAQALDLLGQHCGIVGTLGNGFHGALESGLHTTPNPIAVQATLADLKKAGAKAVAMEVSSHGLDQGRVTALAFDVAVLTNLSRDHLDYHGTMQAYGEAKAKLFAWNDLKCRVINIDDEFGRQLAADKRESRLITYSLEDACAYLYVRQAQFNDEGVRATLVTPQGEHHLRSTLLGRFNLSNVLAAIGALLGLDYALDEILKVLPKLEGPAGRMQRLGGGTQPLVVVDYAHTPDALEKVLTALRPHAKGKLLCLFGCGGDRDRGKRPLMAEVVERLADGVLVTDDNPRTEDPLQIFDDIRAGFSAVDNVKFVAGRGQAIAELIASASADDVIVLAGKGHEDYQEINGQRHAFSDLVEADHALTAWEVAHA